A window from Nitrospinota bacterium encodes these proteins:
- a CDS encoding sigma-70 family RNA polymerase sigma factor encodes MDENEMEVIPPALRPVNAVKREHAEAIVPADPLQLYIGKIKQYPPLSREEEVELAQKFKQTGDKDAAFRLVTSNLMLVVKIAYEFRSQFQNMLDLIQEGNYGLLRAIRKFDPFKGTRLSTYSSYWIRAYILKYLLDNWRLVKVGTTNVRRKLLYNLKEIQGKLEEAGVEAGPKLLAEKFGATEQDVIEIGQSIGAADTSLSQPVEEGGRRELVETIPGSGPDLAEDLSHRQLMEKFRQSVERFKKGLKQSDLDLLEKRILSDNPITLREIGEAHGVTREAIRQAEERLMKRLKKHLSGDLKGMDVALERKGIKEK; translated from the coding sequence TTGGATGAAAATGAAATGGAGGTGATACCTCCGGCCCTCCGGCCTGTCAATGCAGTGAAGAGGGAACATGCCGAGGCGATTGTCCCGGCGGACCCGCTTCAGCTATATATCGGCAAGATCAAGCAGTACCCGCCACTGAGCAGAGAGGAGGAAGTTGAGCTTGCCCAAAAGTTCAAACAGACCGGGGACAAGGACGCGGCGTTCCGCCTGGTGACCTCCAACCTTATGCTGGTGGTGAAGATAGCCTATGAATTCCGGTCGCAATTCCAGAACATGCTGGACCTTATTCAGGAGGGGAACTATGGCCTGCTCCGGGCGATCCGCAAGTTCGACCCGTTCAAGGGGACCCGGCTTTCCACATACTCTTCATACTGGATCCGGGCCTATATCTTAAAGTACCTTCTGGACAACTGGCGGCTTGTGAAGGTTGGCACCACAAATGTCCGGCGCAAGCTTTTATATAACCTGAAGGAGATACAGGGGAAGCTGGAGGAGGCGGGGGTGGAGGCCGGGCCCAAACTGCTGGCGGAAAAGTTCGGCGCCACGGAACAGGACGTGATCGAGATAGGGCAGAGCATAGGCGCGGCGGACACGTCGCTAAGCCAGCCTGTGGAGGAAGGGGGCAGACGCGAATTGGTGGAGACGATCCCCGGCTCCGGCCCGGACCTGGCCGAGGACCTTTCCCATCGGCAATTAATGGAAAAATTCCGCCAGTCCGTGGAGCGTTTTAAAAAAGGGCTCAAGCAAAGCGATCTTGACCTTCTGGAAAAACGGATATTGTCGGACAATCCAATCACTCTGCGGGAGATCGGCGAGGCTCATGGCGTCACCCGGGAGGCAATCCGCCAGGCGGAGGAGCGTCTTATGAAGCGGTTGAAGAAACATCTTTCCGGCGACCTTAAAGGGATGGATGTGGCGCTGGAGAGAAAAGGAATCAAAGAAAAATAA